The sequence below is a genomic window from Brachyhypopomus gauderio isolate BG-103 chromosome 5, BGAUD_0.2, whole genome shotgun sequence.
GTCAAGCACATATTCAGCAAAGAACGTTCTATCcagacatgtgggttctcccgaCCCATGACTCCTTGTGGAAAATAGTATCGATTGCATTGAATTACCACTTAATCAATTCCATATTTCTTGTTTGAAATTCAAAGATCAGCATTAATACTAATCTATATATTAGATTAGATATTAGgataatataatattaattcCAATACTGTGCTATTGCAGGCATACTGACAGTACTTGGTTAAAACTGAATTCAAATGATATTAAATACTCAAACTTTATGCTTATAAGTCTTCATGACCACACTTCACTAAAACATTCTGTACTATTTATTCTATTCTGTATATTATTACTATAGATATAATTTGCAAATGTGTTAAATCATTACTCATTCACAGATAATAATTAAGACCTGCAAAGTGAGCCTCTAAGTGTAGCCAATATTCATTCATTGAGGAACTTTTTCAGAATTTTGTtctacatttaaaaagcaaaatgttctgtttacagaaatattttttcTGTACTTTACACTTTTCAGTTTTAGCACTTGGAAGACCAAGTATTTGGAAGTATTGcactgtaacattacaaaatCTTCTTGTTTCAATGTTATACACACAACTACAAATattatgcatgtgcacacacacacacacacacacacacacacacacacacagaaaacctgTGTACGTGTCACTTACTTCCATGCTTGCTGTGTGGGGGTGGAACTTCTGAAGCCTATATATTGCTACTTGACCCTGATGTAAGCCCCTTTGCTAGCGAAAGCTCACTGGTGAGAAGATCTCATCTAAGAGAAGATCTAGTGAGAAGATCTAGCATCTAAGCATAATCTAAGATGTCTGCAGAGTTTGAACTTTGTCCAGGAAGAATAATCGGGGGCTCAAACCCTTGTTTCATCATCGCAGAGATTGGTCAGAATCATCAAGGAGACATTGAGATTGCCAAGAAAATGATTCGCATGGCTAAGGTATTGTCCTTGAAAAGTTTACAGGGgttttgctttatttttatttatttatgttataTTTTATTGAGAGGTAACATTTGATATATAAAGCTAATTAGAAACATTTAATCTAGGATCAGTTTGTTCACATAAATAAAACAGCCCAGAGCAATACTATCTGAGAATCTTTTTGTAAATATAATTTTCCATGAATTAAAACTGCAGTTGTTAAATGCCACAGATTTGTATACAAATAGCACAATACAATAATTATGTGACAATAACTAATAAGATGTATGAGATGTACTGTAGATGTTCCATTTTCTTTCAGTTTGGAATGAGTCAGTTATTCAGTCAGttgcataaataaaaaaaatgctcAACTCCTACAGATACTggaaaagaaaagaacaaaTCTGTATTAAATATACAGTTTTTTTCGGCTTTATACTAAACAGACACAGTAAAaaagtggcagtttttcaatgTTACAACAAAGAGCCACATCACCCATTCTTTCCCCCCCCCCTGTctctcacagagagagagagaaagagagagagagagagagagagagagagagagagagagagagagagagagagagagagagagagagagagagagagagagagagagagagagagagagagagagacctctgCTCTGATTTATTGTAAATGTTACACACAAACAgtgttggggcagtcatggtctagtggttagggaaccggtctCGTGATGGTCCTGTGTTCGAATCCCAGGCCTGagcccatgactgaggtgcccttgagcaagacacctaaccccaacagctccccgggtgccgggctaggacagcctactctgttaaaaacgtcctctgttcatcttcatatttttgttttgctgtgcatTTTTCCCCTGCCATGTTGAGAGCACACTTGACACAAATTGTTTATTGAAATCGTCCTGTCCTGGCTGGGAAGCGATGTTTTCATCTCACGCACATGCGCGTTTGACAAAAATACAGGGGTGAACTCAAGCTAAGCGAAcagcacattaaaaaaacaaacacaaacttcgatataaacataaggcgtgatatgcttcaggactttggcacGGTTGGAGAAGGTGCGCCACGGCACGGCGAGGTTGCTCGTGCATGCGTGcacgcacactacgagctctgttatgtacgcaacttgttttctaggtaaaaagtgcACGAACTCCGTTTATAACGCCACTtgcctttaggaagaagagaacagacagcggCAGTAGGTTTGAAGCCTCCCTCAATCGTCTGCGGTGCCTTAGCAGCACCTCGTATGTAGTTTATTCCAAACGTGTGACATAagaccgcgtctcaccaacgagactcaaagcagtgtcacttcatgccgctagtctcccgttttccactacgccggttttaaaagtattagtggctcgctaggcttgtaaacaaaccgcgcaccacgaaggtgTAACAgtctgtcgccctcagagctgatgaggtactcgggccacggcacagatcgtttgtgcaggtgagagcgcggaccgcatgaaaccaggcaaagagccgcaggttggccactcctggtcTAACCCAAAAAATGTATTGATCAGGTTTGTCTCCACTCACAATCTCTAATTTATTGTCACTGGTCCTATTGTCTAATCTAATAGACAAACATATTAAGGAAAACATACTGTAGCACCAAACAAAAAATCAAAACTGGAGATCGAGTTAATTTTACATATGGCAGAACAAAAATAGTCCATACTCACCAAGTGTGTCAAACATATCCAAATCACTTTCCATTGCAATCTCTTTTAATCTCTCCAGGTCACAGCGATTGAATTCCACACAGAATTTAATTCTACTCGCTTAAtatgctctcgctctctctcctcctctatcttcCCCACCCATTCAGGATTGTGGAGCAGACTGTGTGAAATTTCAGAAAAGCGAGCTCAAATACAGGTTCACTAAACGAGCACTAGAGCGTCCTTACAATTCTCCTAATTCCTGGGGGAACACTTACGGGGCCCATAAGCGCCATCTAGAGTTCAGCCATGAACAGTACAAGGAGCTGCAGAAGTTTTCCAGAGAAGTTGGAATTTTCTTTACTGCATCAGGCATGGACGAGGTTAGAGACTATTTCTTGTTTCATGAGTCTCAAAGCATACTGTATTTGAACTACTATGTGGTCTACATATAGTGATAGCAAAAATAACAATTTGAAAGTTTTTTTGTGATGTTTTTGTTATATTTCTTTCCTTAAAAGATGGCAGTTGAGTTCCTACATGAAATCAATGTGCCCTTCTTTAAAGTGGCCTCGGCAGACACCGGCAACATCCCTTACCTTGAGAAGACCGCCAgaaaaggtttgtgtgtgtcttataGCTTCAGCAGGGGTTGAAACCCTAATGGAGTAAGGGTGACTCCAACATGTACAAGTAAAATTAAACACAACATGAACTGAGTCTCTCTTTGTATAGATCATATAATCATAAATCATTGCATTCATTATTTAACACACAGTTCACTGTAGTAACAGTGCATTTTTGGACTTATATTCCAAGGCCGTCCCATGGTGATATCCAGTGGTATGCAGTCTATGGAGACCATGCACTATGTTTATCAGACAGTGAAGAAGCACAACCCAAACTTCACCTTTCTGCAGTGTACCAGTGCTTACCCACTGGCCACAGAGCATGTCAACCTGCGCATCATCACAGTGAGAATCTTGCACATGTTATAGAGACTTGGTGCCATTATGCCCAGAGCTTTAGGGACAGACTTCCCTGAACTTTTAAATAAATCATTCATtgtttaattaaatttaatCATGCATTAGTCACTTGTTCTCATTAGGTGCTATTTCTCTGACTCCTGCTACCAAACCTGCCATGCCGCCATGGAAGATCATAGAACAGAATAGGTATGCATACGTCTGTTTGCTCTCCAATGCAGGAATTCCAGAAGGAATTCCCGGATATTCCGATTGGCTACTCGGGTCACGAGGCAGGCATCAGTGTAACCATTGCCGCAGTAGCCCTAGGTGCAAAGGTCGTGGAACGTCACGTGACCTTGGACAAAAGTTGGAAGGGAAGTGACCATGCAGCGTCCCTAGAGCCAGCTGAGCTCAAAGCACTGGTGAAAGAAATCCGAACAGTGGAACTCGCCATGGGTTCAACAATCAAGCAAATGCTTCCCTGTGAAGCCTCCTGCCACAGCAAGGTCTGACCACAAACTTATGCACTGCATTTTTAAAGGATCTTTTCTGTTGTTCATGATTATTTTGTCAACTGTCTGCTATTCATTTCACCAAGTTATGTCTCTGGCAATATAGCATAGTATgctatggggcagtcatggcctggtggtagggaactggtcttgtgtccagagggtcgtgggttcgattcccagacctaaggccatgactgaggtgcccttgagcaaggcacctaaccccaactgctccccgggtgccgggctaggactgcccaccgctctgggcacgtgtaatccacagccccctagtaatcactagtgtgtgtgtgtgtgttctgactgcacagatgtgttataagcggaggacaaatttcgactggggtgtaaaaaatcacaattgacaaaatatagcaCATTTATATTTTATCAAATAATAACCTGTCGTGGAACCGGCGTCTCTCTGTAAGCAGAGTTATGAGCGCCCAGAGAGTGTCAGTCAGTGAAAGCAACACATGCACACGGAATGGTTACTTCACCAAAATCTCTAGCTTATTTCTCATGCCACCAGTCCTTATATACCATGAGGGCTGGCTGGTCTTGTGTTACAAAGTCATCACAAAGTCATATGATTCATGGTCATAAATGAGACATATGTTATTACCAAATAAAGCATAAATTCTGCACTTTTAGGGGACACTTGCTCGTCGGGCACAggtcttctgtctggaacatgtcacctgtctggaacatgtctccATTGCCGCCTTCTCCTTGTCTAGTCCCCTTGACCCAAAGGCTGACCTTAAACTTCCTCGTTTGGTCGCACACTATGTTTAAAAATACTCTTTGAGAAAGTAGAGTTTCAGCATTTTCTATAACAAACCACATTAGATCAAATTTACTTTTCAAATGTTGCTTGTTTCTATCACTAATATTATTGTCATTTCCAGTATCATTTGTTTTaatagttaataataataataataataataataataataataatatgttttTTCTGGTTTCAGTTGGGCAAGTCAGTGGTGGTGAGAAGAGCAGTGCAGAAGGGGACACAATTAACCCTTGACATGCTGGGAGTTAAGGTGGCAGAGCCACAAGGCATACCACCCCAGAATATCTTCAAGTTGGTGGGCAAGACAATAACTGTGGACGTAGAGGAAGATGACACCATAACTAATGACATGGTCAATGGCTGCTGATAAATTAATTTGAATTAATGTTTATTCAACTTTATTGCAGCTTGTAAAAAGGCAATCACCTGTTTCATGGGAAGAACAGGAACAATGAAAAAAAGACATGGATAAAAAAGGGTGTAGGATTATTTTATTTGTGAACACTGCCAACTGAGAAAAAACAATCATGTAGTCTGTAAAAGAAGAGAGGAAAATGTAAGGATTGTAATTGTATATGggaatgttttcattttgattaGATTATGTACCTCTTTAGTACTCTTACCTGGAATAATCAGTGGGCTAATGAGAGATTGCTAATTGGAGTAGACCATTGCACATAACTTGGGGATCCTTCCTTCTTCCCTTTGTTATTCCATGcatattttaatacattttcattttaattaacTTTGAAATTATGGAAGGTATGGTGATGGTAAAGGGTATTGTGTATATGAAGGGAGCTGTagacattttatatataattagGGAGAAATGGTTCAGGTATAGCAGGTATAGATTATAAGAGTAGGTGAACCTGTGATGGGAGGAGAGGTCCATGAGTGGAACAACTGAAGGGGGTTCAGAAAATGATGAGCATGTTTCAAACCAAGTGCCATGAATGATTGATTTGAGAATTGAGTAATTTTGATGGAGGCGatattactttttttttgttgtttaactGTTTGTTTAATTTTTGTCTGCTTCTTCACTATGGCAACTTGTCTTTGGGACTGTTGGGAAATAAAATCAATAAATGAAATAACTAAATGTCCAAGATCAATGTCCATCAATTTCCATGGTTAGACTCCATTTAAATTCCTCCTCCCGGTTGTCATGTAACATGAAAACTATTTATTTTTGCTTCCCCATTTGCAAAGTATTGCAGAACAGTTGTGCTGTTCTGATATCTGGTTATTCTCCTATGTGTATttccaaaaaaatattttagtaCTAATTTTTAAAGTAACACCTGTATTAACTCTACCAAAGCAAATCTTGAAGCATAAAATTCTCTTCTGGCTTGCTCATCCTTCCTAGGATAAGATAATGTAATCCAGAGATTTCTTATATAGCTAGTGCTCACTGACCCTAAGACATTTTACATTTCTTCTTAATTGTAACATTGCAGAATCACGAGATGGGTTTGTATCCATGTGCAGGTTTAATACAAGTGGACAGATCAAGTAGCAGAGTAACAACAAACGTACAGACAGAAGGGCAAGGTAGAGATCATATTATGAAGTCAAATTAGGGGctttaatggtgacgagaaaaaatatatcgcaaatataagattagcattttgcattttacgttcctattttgtttctgcaatactttccctcttttgcgtttctttgtTTACGCGTCACactttctttgcgtctcgcattttacgctCATAATATTTTTCGcgcttctcttttctttgctccggttttacccatatacataatatacatttatgtaagtaagagacgataaaatgtaaatacaagcatctgtcatattttggctcgcggacaccaacaaaagaagaaaagaaagcgcATCAGCATAGTTtccgtagcattcgtaaagcgctcctgtctctgaacagaaactgaaaTAGCGCCCTCTGTGGTCACAAAATCTGGCGTCacgtttgaatgaatgaatgtttgttCTGCATCAGACAAGTTCTTGTATATATGAGTATTTACTCTCGTAATAGTATATACTCAAACTGTAATCCTTAAATACAGATAGGCTAACCGCAAACTAAACACACAGCTTTACATTTTACTTcagtatataaacatatatgcAGAAGTCCATTCCTTGTTAAAAACTGCATTCTGTGTTAATCATTCTTTTTTACTGTTAGTGTTAGCGTGTTTAATAAAATGATATCGTGGATGCGCGAATTCTCTAACTTTCACGTGTATTGTAATTGAACAACTCAGTAATTATTAGCGATATGTCTTGTAAAGATACGGTCACTAGAGTACGGTAGTGATCCGCTAAATGAGACACTCGGGCAAAAGGAAAATGCGTAGTGCAAATCGTATTTGGTTCTatgtgaaaaaagaaaagaaacgcGAATAAAGGACATTTAGGAATAATCTAAGGAAAACATTGTGTCACTACTGACGTCGATGTATATTATACtgtgcatggacgtaattttgatttcaaaagtgggggggacatggattcgtcgctatttaaatatttggttttaaccgtaaaaactgggggggaccaaagccagcttttgaaaaagtgggggggacatgtcccccccgtcccccccccccccaaaattacgtccatgatacTGTGAATTAATATAATTTCAGAGGGGGTGGCAGCTTTGGTGTTGTAGCCTATGAAAAGTTGATAGCCGACTTGGGGGCGGAGCGGACAAGAGCTGCTCTATTTAATGAACACAAAAAAAATAAGCATTATACACCTCCGCGTTTGTCTCAAGATACAGACATATAGACATTTTCATCTAGCATCATCATAGTGTAACAGCCTGTAGAGACATACAAATCTCCTAAAGTCCTGAATTAACTGCAGTAATTAGCAAAGCAAATAGCGAATTTTAAGTCTGCTGATTATGGAGAATAAGAAATCAGCACCCAGTCAAAGGAAGATTTCTTCAGACTTTAAAAAGCCCCACAAGGCAGCACTCATTCTGGCGCGGGGAGGTAGCAAAGGGATCCCCCTGAAGAACATCAAGATCCTTGCTGGGGTGCCCCTAATTGGATGGGTTGTGAGAGCAGCGTTGAACTCAGAAACACTTGACAGGTAGGATGGTCGTATGCCCACGGTCTTATTTTTATGGTGCTCTATGATTTTACAGAGGACTAAATATATGTCATGATATGGTGGTGGAGGTTTGAGCAGCTTGATTTGATGGCAACGTGGAAACGCATACAAACGATCTGACTGTCATAATGGCAGGAGCACAAACAATCTGACTGTGTCATAATGGCAAGAGCACAGATCGTTTGTTCTATTTTTTCCCTATGTTGCAAGTACCATTATTAGCACAACCTAGTTTAACCagtcataaaaataaaaacaaaaaaaaaaagataacttTTTCTGAAAGGTCATTTTTAGATCACGCAACAGATATGGAACCAGTGTTCAACCTGTATTTTCCTGAATTATTACTTTTGTTGTAGTTGTCATGAGTAACTACAGAGCTTCAGTTTAAAATGTGTGGCTGGTGTGATCTCCTGTTTTTAGTGTGTGGGTGTCCACAGACCATGATGAGATAGAGAGGGTTGCCAAACTGTGGGGTGCTCAGGTGATCCGTCGGAGTCCCGAGGTGTCCAGAGATTCCTCCAGCTCACTTGAAACCATCCAGGAGTTCCTCAGACTGCGGCCAGGTACACTTATTTGGATGAGCACTGCACTCTTGAGGTTTGGTAATAAAATGGAGCAGCACTACCGAATGCAAAATGATCTACTAAAACAAACCATATAGGTTAGAGGCATTGGCAGTACATGGCTCTAAAGTTCTTGTGGCAGTCTGAAAAACAGTTATTGCACACAACATTTTCTTTTGTTCTACACACTACATTTAACATCATACTTATCATAGCATTCATATAAAAATTTACATATACAATAttttatatacactaccgttcaaaagtttgagggtcacttagaaatgttcttatttttgaaagaaaagcagtttattttcaatttagctaacattaaatgcatcaaaaatacactctatacattattaatgtggtaaatgactattctagctgtaaatatctggtttttaatgcaatatctacatagatgtatggagacccaattccaacaaccatcactccagtgttctaatggtacattgtgtttgctaactgtgtaaggaggctattggatatttagaaaacccttgaaaacccttgtgcaagtaggttagcacagctgaaaacggttttgctgattagagaagctataaaactgaccttcctttaagctagttcagaatctggagcattacaattgttggttcgattaaactcacaaaatggacagaaaaagacaactttcaattgaaaatcgacagtctattcttgttctgagaaatgaagtctattccatgcgagacattgccaagaaactgaagatttcctacaatggtgtgtactactcccttcagaggagagcacagacaggctctaaccagagtagaaggagaagtggaaggccccgctgcacaactgagcaagaagacaagtacattagagtctccagtttgagaaatcgacgcctcacaggtcctcaactggcagtttcattaaatagtacccgcaaaatgccagtgtcaacgtctacagtgaagaggcgactccgggatgctggccttcagggcagagtggcaaagaaaaagccatatctggctaataaaagaaaaatattattatgggcaaaagaacacagacattggacagaggaagattggaaaaaagtgttatggacagatgaatcaaagtttgaggtgtttggatcacacagacgaacatttgtgagaacaactgaaaagatgctggaagagtgcctgacaccatctgtcaaacatggtggaggtaatgtgatggtctggggttgctttggtgctggtaaagtgggagatttgaacaaggtaaaagggattttgaataaggaaggctatcactccattttgcaacaccatgccataccctgtggacagcgcttgattggagccaatttcatcctgcaacaggacaatgacccaaagcacacctccaaattatgcacaaactatttagagaagaagcaggcagctggtgttttatcggtaatggagtggccagcgcagtcaccagatctcaaccccattgagctgttgtgggagcagcttgaccgtatggtatgaaaaaagtgcccattaacccaatcaaacttgtgggagcggcttctggaagcatggggtgaaatttctccagattacctcagcaaattaacagctagaatgccaaaggtctgcaatgctgtaattgctgctaagggagcattctttgacgaaagcaaagtttaaagtagaaaattatttcaaataaaaaaaaaacattatttctgccttgtcaatgtctggactatatttctattcattttgcaactcatttgtgtgtgtgtatctgctcaAGGCTGCTAGTTTCAGTTTGGTGTTCCAAGTCACATTATGAGACACAGTAAATAAAAGTAGAAATATGTATATTCTGACTGTTATTTAAACTTTCCACATTTGCTGAACAAGCTCTGCCCACATCTGTCTTCCAGAGGTGGACATTGTCTGCCATATCCAAGCCACTTCCCCATGTCTGCACCCTTACCACATCAACGAAGCTTTAAACATGATCACAGATGACGCATATGATTACGTATTTTCTGTCGTGCGAAGACACCAGTTCCGCTGGTCTGAGGTAAACAGAGAAGGTAGGAGTGATCGTTAATGCaaaatgcaaaaacaaacaaaaaaaaaactaagcaaaagtaaacataatgtaaatttaaagcaaaagtaaatgtaacaatcataaagaaaaaaatgtcattAGGCTCTTTAAATATGAGCAGAAGTATAAATAATCCAGCTCTGCTTCAGTGGTGGTATGACGAGCGTCTGTTCTCAGGACAGCCTCCCTGTTTTCAATCCCATCACAGAGGGGATAATCACCCTTCCTCTGAACATGAATCCTGCCAAGAGACCCCGGCGACAGGACTGGGCAGGGGAGTTGTGCGAGAATGGCTCTTTCTACTTCTACAAAAGAGAAATCTTAGAGAATAGGCTAAAGCAGGTATAGTACCTGCTGTAATTCATATTACATCAAGGGCCAATGATACTGGTCCAGACTGGTGCATAACAGATCACTTATGCACACTTTCATCACTGTTATAAAACAATGCTATAGACATTGTTATAAGTCTGGTTTGCACTAAGAATGTCATTATGTTTTAATTTTCCAAGTGTGGGAGAGTGGCCTATTATGAGATGCTTCCTGAACACAGTGTGGATATTGATGTAGACATAGACTGGCCTGTGGCAGAGGAGAGGGTCCTCAGGTAGGAGGGAAAGGCATCACAACAAACCACTTTCTCTggtatttctttattttgtcctcttattattttttattttattaccccattatttattttgttctaCTGAAAGGAATCTACATAGGCTCAGGTGTAATTTGGCCCAG
It includes:
- the LOC143515065 gene encoding N-acylneuraminate cytidylyltransferase-like; this translates as MENKKSAPSQRKISSDFKKPHKAALILARGGSKGIPLKNIKILAGVPLIGWVVRAALNSETLDSVWVSTDHDEIERVAKLWGAQVIRRSPEVSRDSSSSLETIQEFLRLRPEVDIVCHIQATSPCLHPYHINEALNMITDDAYDYVFSVVRRHQFRWSEVNREEGIITLPLNMNPAKRPRRQDWAGELCENGSFYFYKREILENRLKQCGRVAYYEMLPEHSVDIDVDIDWPVAEERVLRFGYFGQMKPAHFRLLLCSVSGCLTDGQMYTSTSGEDLVSTNTRDLSAIRMLQDEDTEVILISSSDDPVPRALAEKLAQKVGCTLRYSVEDKQAEVDHLLKDRDLQWEDVAYFGSDTQDVACLSKAGLSGVPSDAPAAAMVAAKYTCHSLPGRGALREFALHILLLKKKVTAKTDEDRIDRNNF
- the LOC143515063 gene encoding N-acetylneuraminate-9-phosphate synthase-like gives rise to the protein MSAEFELCPGRIIGGSNPCFIIAEIGQNHQGDIEIAKKMIRMAKDCGADCVKFQKSELKYRFTKRALERPYNSPNSWGNTYGAHKRHLEFSHEQYKELQKFSREVGIFFTASGMDEMAVEFLHEINVPFFKVASADTGNIPYLEKTARKGRPMVISSGMQSMETMHYVYQTVKKHNPNFTFLQCTSAYPLATEHVNLRIITEFQKEFPDIPIGYSGHEAGISVTIAAVALGAKVVERHVTLDKSWKGSDHAASLEPAELKALVKEIRTVELAMGSTIKQMLPCEASCHSKLGKSVVVRRAVQKGTQLTLDMLGVKVAEPQGIPPQNIFKLVGKTITVDVEEDDTITNDMVNGC